From Caminibacter mediatlanticus TB-2, the proteins below share one genomic window:
- a CDS encoding SulP family inorganic anion transporter produces the protein MFFQILQNYNAKNIKNDILAGIVTSIALVPEVVAFALVAGLSPQMGLYTAFILGLISAIIGGKAGLISGAAGSIAVVIVSLVQKYGVEYLLWAVIFAGIIQILIGVFKLAKFIRLVPMPAIYGFVNGLAIVIATSQFRFFEGESYWIYILVALSMAIIYFMPKITKTIPSTLGAIIIITAIVNIFHINTKTVADLGEISGTFPHFHIPLAPLNLETLKIILPYSIIIALIGLIETLLTMEVLEELDKERGDGNKEAIAQGVGNTTCGFFGAMPGCAMIGQTLINHTSGGRGKLSSIVAAIMIILYVVLIPDAIKIVPLAVLIGIMFVVSIATFEWASIEKIKKMPREDAFVLIITTIITIFTDLAIAVITGVIISALVFAWKHAKVYFHTYEEDGKKIYKFEGPLFFGSSRSFVESFDVENDPKEVIMDFENVRVMDISGVEAIDKVTKKYKETGKKLIIRHLSKECKKLLENAKDFCEFEEDLDYKIAVDANKLK, from the coding sequence TTGTTTTTTCAAATTTTACAAAATTATAACGCAAAAAATATTAAAAACGATATACTTGCTGGAATTGTAACATCAATAGCCCTTGTCCCAGAAGTAGTAGCATTTGCACTTGTTGCAGGTCTTTCTCCTCAAATGGGACTTTATACTGCTTTTATTTTAGGACTTATCTCAGCAATAATTGGAGGAAAAGCAGGACTTATTAGTGGAGCTGCTGGAAGCATTGCAGTTGTAATAGTAAGTTTAGTCCAAAAATATGGAGTAGAATATCTTTTATGGGCAGTTATTTTTGCAGGAATTATTCAAATATTAATTGGTGTTTTTAAACTTGCTAAATTTATTCGTCTTGTCCCTATGCCTGCAATTTATGGATTTGTAAATGGCTTAGCTATTGTAATTGCTACAAGCCAATTTAGATTTTTTGAAGGGGAGAGTTATTGGATTTATATCTTAGTAGCTTTAAGTATGGCAATTATCTATTTTATGCCAAAAATCACAAAAACTATTCCATCAACACTTGGAGCTATTATTATAATTACTGCAATTGTTAATATTTTTCATATAAATACTAAAACAGTGGCTGATTTAGGAGAAATTAGTGGGACTTTCCCTCATTTTCACATTCCATTAGCACCTCTAAATTTAGAAACACTTAAAATTATTTTGCCATATTCTATAATTATTGCATTAATTGGTCTTATTGAAACACTTCTTACAATGGAAGTTTTAGAAGAACTTGATAAAGAAAGAGGAGATGGAAATAAAGAAGCAATAGCACAAGGAGTAGGAAATACAACTTGTGGATTTTTTGGAGCAATGCCTGGATGTGCGATGATTGGTCAAACATTAATTAATCACACATCAGGAGGTAGAGGAAAACTTAGTAGTATTGTTGCAGCTATTATGATAATTTTATATGTTGTTTTAATACCTGATGCTATAAAAATAGTCCCACTCGCTGTTTTAATTGGAATTATGTTTGTTGTAAGTATTGCTACATTTGAATGGGCAAGTATTGAAAAAATTAAAAAAATGCCTCGTGAAGATGCTTTTGTGCTTATAATTACTACAATTATTACTATTTTTACTGACCTTGCAATTGCTGTTATTACAGGTGTAATAATCTCAGCACTTGTTTTTGCATGGAAACACGCAAAAGTTTATTTTCATACATATGAAGAAGATGGCAAAAAAATATATAAATTTGAAGGACCACTATTTTTTGGAAGTAGTAGAAGTTTTGTTGAGAGCTTTGATGTAGAAAATGACCCAAAAGAAGTTATTATGGATTTTGAAAATGTAAGAGTGATGGATATAAGTGGAGTTGAAGCTATTGATAAAGTAACAAAAAAATATAAAGAAACAGGTAAAAAACTTATCATTAGACATTTAAGCAAAGAGTGTAAAAAATTACTTGAAAATGCAAAAGATTTTTGTGAATTTGAAGAAGATTTAGACTATAAAATTGCTGTTGATGCAAATAAGCTTAAATAA
- a CDS encoding primosomal protein N', translated as MKFYEVAILNTSEKFTYQSNINLKKGDVVKIPLKSKEVEGFVLKEVKKPEFECKNVIEKIYEFDEKYVKIIEFISFYYFSSIGEAASLFYIPKEEKLYNKENTLKIDINLTQKQQEALNFLEKENISILFGDTGSGKTEIYVKLIEKYINEGRSAIFLLPEIAITSSIEKRLKKYFGDSLAIWHSKITKKKREEILQEISEGKIKVVVGPRSALFLPMKNLGVIIVDEAHDDSYKSEATPKYNAKDLAIFMGKTLNAKVVLGSATPLVSDLYKFPYFRLKGTFYNTKKNRLFTDSFNEFIIKKIDEKLKQNKQVIIFLPTRAHFKYMICKNCGEAIKCKYCDVAMSLHKDKLALKCHYCNFTQKIPNMCSNCGSSEFINERKGTSELVEELREIFKNAKIEKFDRDIVTSKSRIDKLLKSFANKEIDILVGTQMLSKGHDFPDVALSIVLDIDFLLNSADYKARERAFSLAKQVEGRAGRKEDGEVIIQTLNPEFFDRDYEEFYNEEIEFRKDLNYPPFSRLLKVEFIDKKKEVAKKNMQEFLKCIGKIEELIGYGEAPIFKIKNKYRYYVLFKGKNLHKKIYSCIDLNKAKADMDPVNFI; from the coding sequence ATGAAGTTTTATGAAGTAGCTATTTTAAATACTTCTGAGAAATTTACTTATCAATCGAATATCAATTTAAAAAAAGGTGATGTTGTTAAAATTCCTTTAAAATCAAAAGAAGTTGAAGGGTTTGTATTAAAAGAAGTTAAAAAGCCAGAATTTGAGTGCAAAAATGTAATTGAAAAAATTTATGAATTTGATGAAAAGTATGTAAAAATCATTGAATTTATAAGTTTTTACTATTTTTCTTCAATTGGAGAAGCAGCTTCATTATTTTATATACCAAAAGAAGAAAAATTATATAACAAAGAAAATACTTTAAAAATAGATATAAATTTAACTCAAAAACAACAAGAAGCTTTAAATTTTTTAGAAAAAGAAAATATTAGTATTTTATTTGGAGATACAGGAAGTGGAAAGACTGAAATTTATGTAAAACTAATTGAAAAATATATAAATGAAGGAAGAAGTGCAATTTTTTTATTGCCTGAAATTGCAATAACTTCATCTATTGAAAAAAGACTTAAAAAATATTTTGGTGATAGTTTAGCTATTTGGCATAGTAAAATAACAAAAAAAAAGAGAGAAGAAATTTTGCAAGAAATTTCAGAAGGAAAAATAAAAGTAGTAGTTGGGCCAAGAAGTGCTTTGTTTTTACCTATGAAAAATTTAGGAGTAATAATAGTTGATGAGGCTCATGATGATAGCTATAAAAGTGAAGCTACTCCAAAATATAATGCAAAAGATTTAGCAATTTTTATGGGTAAAACTTTAAATGCAAAAGTTGTCTTAGGTAGTGCAACTCCTCTTGTTAGTGATTTATATAAATTTCCTTATTTTAGGCTTAAAGGAACTTTTTATAACACAAAAAAAAACAGATTATTTACTGATAGTTTTAACGAATTTATAATAAAAAAAATTGATGAAAAATTAAAACAAAATAAACAAGTAATAATTTTTCTCCCAACAAGGGCTCATTTTAAATATATGATTTGCAAAAATTGTGGAGAGGCTATTAAGTGTAAATATTGTGATGTTGCAATGAGTTTGCATAAAGATAAATTGGCTTTAAAGTGTCATTATTGTAATTTTACTCAAAAAATTCCAAATATGTGTTCAAATTGCGGAAGTAGTGAATTTATAAATGAAAGAAAAGGTACAAGTGAATTAGTGGAAGAATTAAGAGAAATTTTTAAAAATGCAAAAATAGAGAAATTTGATAGAGATATAGTAACTTCAAAATCAAGAATTGATAAATTATTGAAGAGTTTTGCAAATAAAGAGATTGATATTTTAGTTGGAACTCAAATGTTAAGTAAAGGACACGATTTTCCAGATGTTGCATTAAGTATTGTTTTAGATATAGATTTTTTATTAAATAGTGCTGATTATAAAGCAAGAGAGAGGGCATTTAGCTTAGCAAAGCAAGTTGAGGGTAGGGCTGGAAGAAAGGAAGATGGTGAGGTTATAATTCAAACTCTTAATCCAGAATTTTTTGATAGAGATTATGAAGAGTTTTATAATGAAGAGATAGAATTTAGAAAAGATTTAAATTACCCTCCATTTAGCAGACTTTTAAAAGTTGAGTTTATAGATAAGAAAAAGGAAGTAGCTAAGAAAAATATGCAAGAGTTTTTAAAATGTATTGGTAAAATAGAGGAGTTAATAGGCTATGGAGAAGCGCCGATTTTTAAAATAAAAAACAAATATAGATATTATGTATTATTTAAAGGAAAAAATCTTCATAAAAAAATTTATTCTTGCATTGATTTAAATAAAGCAAAAGCAGATATGGACCCTGTTAATTTTATTTAA
- a CDS encoding type II secretion system protein, producing MKKSFTLLELIFVIVVIGILAGVALPRLFTGISDATLSKAKTQIATIRAGISSAYSKNIMSGDSDKCPELEGSDNTKLFENVLVTPIIPNQSDINWTLESNNTTETKYKLRINNEQTTFTYEKNASKNCPFTCNSSDDLCKKLSR from the coding sequence ATGAAAAAATCATTCACATTACTTGAACTAATTTTCGTAATTGTTGTTATAGGGATATTGGCAGGGGTTGCCCTGCCAAGATTATTTACAGGAATTTCTGATGCAACACTTTCAAAAGCAAAAACTCAAATTGCAACAATAAGAGCTGGTATTTCATCAGCTTATTCAAAAAATATTATGAGTGGTGATAGTGATAAATGTCCTGAACTTGAAGGGAGTGATAATACTAAACTTTTTGAAAATGTTTTAGTAACTCCGATAATCCCAAATCAATCTGATATTAACTGGACTCTTGAGAGTAATAATACAACTGAGACTAAATATAAATTAAGAATAAATAATGAGCAAACTACTTTTACTTATGAAAAGAATGCTTCGAAAAATTGTCCATTCACTTGTAATTCTTCTGATGACTTGTGTAAAAAACTTAGTAGATGA
- a CDS encoding type II secretion system protein, producing the protein MKKAFTMIELIFVIVILGILAAVALPKFIGVASQAREANLKSFTGTLNGTLGPSWWSQAMAYDGNISKLNIDTKTKLAKYTDVPKALTEFNLSECDNPAKYKVIAEFDKNTIGSDVNYYIACKDGTASEAPKFILIKPKATTDDGLSLGDANTSEVNSTVTEVTFKDANHHELIIQK; encoded by the coding sequence ATGAAAAAAGCGTTTACAATGATTGAATTAATTTTCGTAATTGTTATTTTAGGTATTTTAGCAGCTGTTGCACTTCCAAAATTTATTGGAGTTGCGTCTCAAGCAAGAGAAGCTAATCTAAAAAGTTTTACTGGAACTTTAAATGGAACATTAGGGCCAAGTTGGTGGTCACAAGCAATGGCTTATGATGGTAATATTTCTAAACTAAATATTGATACAAAGACAAAATTAGCTAAATATACTGATGTGCCAAAAGCATTAACTGAGTTTAATTTATCAGAATGTGATAACCCAGCTAAATATAAAGTAATTGCTGAATTTGATAAAAATACTATAGGGAGTGATGTTAATTATTATATTGCTTGTAAAGATGGAACAGCAAGTGAAGCACCAAAATTTATATTAATAAAACCTAAAGCTACTACTGATGATGGTTTATCATTAGGTGATGCTAATACATCTGAAGTAAATTCAACAGTAACAGAAGTAACATTTAAAGATGCAAATCATCATGAACTTATAATTCAAAAATAA
- a CDS encoding type II secretion system protein, whose product MKKSFTMIELIFVIVILGILAAVAIPRYFVMGHTAHESNLISFVKTLNRTTGEDLWARSINEGKNGSIKNLAPIEDANFLSKYIDIPKEINASSINLKNCGDGNYSTIMRANIKIMREEYNITCKDGTSTTAPYFQLIRLKDNRVLVTR is encoded by the coding sequence ATGAAAAAATCATTTACAATGATTGAACTTATTTTTGTAATTGTAATTTTAGGTATTTTAGCAGCTGTTGCAATTCCAAGATATTTTGTAATGGGGCATACAGCTCATGAAAGTAATTTAATCTCTTTTGTAAAAACTCTTAATAGAACAACCGGTGAAGATTTATGGGCAAGAAGTATTAATGAAGGTAAAAATGGAAGTATTAAGAATTTAGCTCCAATAGAAGATGCTAATTTTTTATCAAAATATATTGATATACCAAAAGAGATAAATGCAAGTAGTATTAATCTTAAAAATTGTGGAGATGGAAATTATTCAACTATTATGAGAGCAAACATAAAAATTATGAGAGAAGAATATAATATTACTTGTAAAGATGGAACATCAACAACAGCACCATATTTTCAGCTAATAAGACTTAAAGACAATAGAGTTTTAGTTACAAGATAA
- the uvrB gene encoding excinuclease ABC subunit UvrB produces MFKLNSTYKPTGDQPKAIEKLTNCIKKGSRYNTLIGVTGSGKTFTMANIIEKLQIPTLILTHNKTLAAQLYSEFKEFFPQNHVEYFISYYDYYQPEAYLPRQDLFIEKDSSINAELERLRVSATASLLEYDDVIVVASVSALYGLGNPLEYKKMVAKIAVGDEINQRDFMLRLLSMGYTRNDKYFERGNFRVNGEVIDIFPTYFEDDVIRVEFFGDEIDRIYTIDYITNEKIQDIKEITIYAANQFIVGANRLAEAINSIEKELLHRLREFEAQGKIIEYQRLKQRTEFDLEMLETTGTCKGIENYARHLTGKKPGETPYSLLDYFEIKGKPYLVIVDESHVSLPQFRGMYNGDRARKEVLVEYGFRLPSALDNRPYKFDEFINKAPHYLFVSATPGEFELEISTCIAEQIIRPTGLLDPVVELYPSKDQVATLYDKAKEVISKGERVLVTTLTKKMAEELQKYYLELGLKVKYMHSDIDVVERNEIIRGLRSGEFDMLIGINLLREGLDLPEVSLVAILDADKEGFLRSETSLIQTMGRAARNVNGRVLMFADKITDPIIIDDNLEDLEKIKDKITKSMYNAIKTTIQRRIKQKEYNKLHNITPKSTIRKLDKSLKEEGYEAISKELKNKNKIPPREKKEILKKLKQQMQEAAKNLEFEKAAMLRDKIKELKEMR; encoded by the coding sequence TTGTTCAAACTAAATTCAACTTATAAACCAACAGGTGACCAGCCAAAAGCTATTGAAAAACTAACTAATTGCATAAAAAAAGGTAGTAGATATAATACTTTAATTGGAGTTACAGGTAGTGGAAAAACATTTACAATGGCGAATATAATTGAAAAACTTCAAATTCCAACACTAATTTTAACTCATAATAAAACACTTGCAGCTCAATTATATTCAGAATTTAAAGAGTTTTTTCCTCAAAATCATGTAGAATATTTTATAAGTTATTATGATTATTATCAACCAGAAGCATACCTTCCAAGACAAGATTTATTTATTGAAAAAGATAGCTCAATTAATGCCGAGCTTGAAAGATTAAGAGTTAGTGCAACTGCAAGTTTACTTGAATATGATGATGTAATAGTAGTTGCATCAGTTTCAGCCCTTTATGGACTTGGAAATCCTCTTGAATATAAAAAGATGGTAGCTAAAATTGCTGTTGGTGATGAGATAAATCAAAGAGATTTTATGTTACGACTTCTATCAATGGGATATACAAGAAATGATAAATATTTTGAAAGAGGTAATTTTAGGGTAAATGGAGAAGTTATTGATATATTTCCTACATATTTTGAAGATGATGTAATAAGAGTTGAATTTTTTGGAGATGAGATAGATAGAATTTATACAATTGATTATATTACAAATGAAAAAATTCAAGATATTAAAGAGATAACAATTTATGCAGCAAATCAATTTATAGTTGGAGCAAATAGACTTGCTGAGGCTATAAATTCGATTGAAAAAGAGTTACTTCATAGACTAAGAGAATTTGAAGCCCAAGGTAAAATTATTGAATATCAACGACTAAAACAAAGGACTGAATTTGATTTAGAGATGCTTGAAACTACTGGGACTTGTAAAGGAATAGAAAATTATGCAAGACATCTTACAGGAAAAAAGCCTGGTGAAACTCCATATTCTTTGCTTGATTATTTTGAAATAAAAGGTAAGCCCTATTTAGTAATTGTAGATGAATCACATGTTAGTTTGCCTCAATTTAGAGGAATGTATAATGGAGATAGAGCAAGAAAAGAGGTTTTAGTTGAGTATGGATTTAGACTTCCAAGTGCACTTGATAATAGACCATATAAATTTGATGAATTTATAAATAAAGCTCCTCATTATCTTTTCGTTTCGGCAACGCCAGGAGAATTTGAACTTGAAATTTCAACGTGTATTGCTGAACAAATTATTCGTCCAACAGGGCTTCTTGACCCAGTAGTTGAACTATATCCAAGTAAAGACCAAGTGGCTACACTTTATGATAAGGCAAAAGAAGTTATAAGTAAAGGTGAAAGAGTTTTAGTTACAACTCTTACAAAAAAAATGGCAGAAGAGTTGCAAAAATATTATTTAGAACTTGGACTTAAAGTTAAATATATGCATAGCGATATTGATGTAGTTGAGAGAAATGAGATAATAAGAGGATTACGCTCAGGTGAATTTGATATGTTAATTGGAATTAACCTTCTTAGAGAAGGTCTTGATTTACCAGAAGTTAGCTTAGTTGCTATTCTTGATGCGGATAAAGAGGGATTTTTAAGAAGTGAGACAAGTTTAATTCAGACAATGGGTAGAGCTGCAAGGAATGTAAATGGAAGAGTTTTGATGTTTGCTGATAAAATAACTGACCCTATTATAATAGATGATAATTTAGAAGATTTAGAAAAAATAAAAGATAAAATTACAAAATCTATGTATAATGCAATCAAAACTACAATTCAAAGAAGAATTAAACAAAAAGAGTATAATAAACTTCATAACATTACTCCAAAATCAACAATTAGAAAACTTGATAAGTCTTTAAAAGAAGAAGGATATGAAGCAATTAGTAAAGAGCTTAAAAATAAAAACAAAATCCCACCTCGTGAGAAAAAAGAGATACTAAAAAAACTAAAACAGCAGATGCAAGAAGCTGCTAAAAATTTAGAGTTTGAAAAAGCAGCAATGCTAAGAGATAAAATTAAAGAATTAAAGGAAATGAGATGA
- a CDS encoding gamma carbonic anhydrase family protein — translation MILRYKNNFPKINSSAWIAPSADIIGDVEIGEDSSVWFGCVIRGDVHYIKIGKRTSIQDMSMIHVTHFKKEKKLGDGYPTIIGDDVTIAHRVMLHGCIIGNACLIGMSATILDGAEIGEESIVGAGSLVTQNKKFPPRSLILGSPAKVVRSLTDEEVEKIYQNAKNYVNYKNDYINFIR, via the coding sequence ATGATTTTAAGATATAAAAATAATTTTCCAAAAATTAATTCCTCAGCTTGGATAGCACCAAGTGCAGATATTATCGGTGATGTTGAAATAGGAGAAGATAGTAGTGTTTGGTTTGGATGTGTTATAAGAGGAGATGTGCATTATATTAAAATTGGAAAAAGGACTTCAATTCAAGATATGAGTATGATACATGTAACTCATTTTAAAAAAGAAAAAAAACTTGGAGATGGATACCCTACTATTATTGGAGATGATGTAACAATTGCTCATCGTGTTATGCTTCATGGATGCATTATAGGAAATGCTTGTTTAATTGGAATGAGTGCAACTATACTTGATGGAGCTGAAATTGGAGAAGAATCAATTGTAGGGGCTGGTAGTTTAGTAACTCAAAATAAAAAGTTTCCTCCAAGAAGCTTAATCTTAGGAAGTCCAGCTAAGGTTGTAAGAAGTTTAACTGATGAAGAAGTTGAAAAAATTTATCAAAATGCAAAAAATTATGTAAATTATAAAAACGATTATATCAATTTCATAAGGTAG
- a CDS encoding endonuclease MutS2: MVNKLDLKDYIEKLKSLFAREKEYFLIGDIRKNFEYLNKLSNKDFKSPPLVKNLDKEIMHLKKFGVLSHFQIFEFIKIVNYFKYLKSRNWSDLSEWFDKIKIPDEIEKIAKHYNEKGEIIGFEEIDNINLAIKEKKSEIRQNLYKYLNSRKLETFLVDRQIHLQAGEECLLVRGGFNSVLDAEILGRSSSGYFYVFPRGIEKLKKRVDELESIKEEKLYEIAKKFSEILRKWVKFLEFINIEFDKFDSLQARVFMAKNENLEFIMPDFKLKKMYLRDFCHPALKECKPINLEWDKQVLIITGVNAGGKTMLLKSILSAAFMSKYLLPMKIRENSIIPNFKEIKAIIDDPQNVKNDISTFAGRIREFKDIFNKENLLIGVDEIELGTDANEAASLFKVIIEEIMKKNRVVITTHHKRLASLLAQNEEVELLAAVYDEKQQRPTFEFIKGTIGKSYAFETAKRYGIPLNIIQKAKKEYSQDLEKLDLLIEKTANLEFIQKQKIKELEEELENVKLLKETLKREKEEFNEKIEKEKNKLLKEYNEAIRLAKEAIKAKNTKEAHRKLNEAHKIRSKINIQKEEIKKEFKIGDKVKYNNSIGEIIDIKGKNALVDIDGKKLWIPKSSLSHYLAPIKKEKIKINKPKPKQIDVKLDLHGLRLEEALEKTEEYLNKAALAGLDEVWIYHGMGKGILAKGITELLKNHPLVKSFSDAPHHMGGYGAKIVKL; this comes from the coding sequence ATGGTAAATAAATTAGATTTAAAAGATTATATAGAAAAATTAAAATCTCTCTTTGCAAGAGAAAAAGAGTATTTTTTAATAGGTGATATAAGAAAAAATTTTGAATATTTAAATAAACTCTCAAATAAAGATTTTAAATCTCCTCCATTAGTTAAGAATTTAGATAAAGAAATTATGCATCTTAAAAAATTTGGAGTATTAAGTCATTTTCAAATTTTCGAATTTATAAAAATAGTAAATTATTTTAAATATCTAAAATCTCGAAATTGGAGCGATTTATCTGAGTGGTTTGATAAGATTAAAATTCCTGATGAAATAGAAAAAATTGCTAAACATTATAATGAAAAAGGTGAAATTATTGGATTTGAAGAAATTGATAATATAAATTTAGCTATTAAAGAAAAAAAATCTGAAATTAGACAAAATCTTTATAAATATCTAAATTCAAGAAAACTTGAAACTTTTTTAGTAGATAGACAAATACATCTTCAAGCAGGAGAAGAGTGCTTGCTTGTTAGAGGTGGGTTTAATTCTGTTTTAGATGCTGAGATACTTGGAAGAAGTAGTAGTGGGTATTTTTATGTTTTTCCAAGAGGAATTGAAAAATTAAAAAAAAGAGTAGATGAATTAGAAAGTATAAAAGAAGAAAAACTTTATGAAATAGCTAAAAAATTTAGTGAAATTCTTAGAAAATGGGTAAAGTTTTTAGAATTTATAAATATTGAATTTGATAAGTTTGATTCTCTTCAAGCAAGAGTTTTTATGGCAAAAAATGAAAATTTAGAATTCATTATGCCAGATTTTAAATTAAAAAAAATGTATCTTAGAGACTTTTGCCATCCAGCACTTAAAGAATGCAAGCCTATTAATTTAGAATGGGATAAACAAGTATTAATAATCACAGGAGTTAATGCTGGTGGTAAAACAATGCTTCTTAAATCAATCCTTAGTGCTGCTTTTATGTCAAAATATCTTCTTCCTATGAAAATTAGAGAAAATTCAATTATTCCAAACTTTAAAGAAATAAAAGCAATTATTGATGACCCTCAAAATGTAAAAAATGATATTTCAACTTTTGCAGGAAGAATTAGAGAGTTTAAAGATATTTTCAATAAAGAAAATTTACTAATAGGTGTTGATGAAATAGAACTTGGAACTGATGCAAATGAAGCTGCGAGTTTATTTAAAGTAATTATTGAAGAGATTATGAAAAAAAATAGAGTTGTTATTACAACACATCATAAAAGACTTGCAAGTTTACTTGCTCAAAATGAAGAAGTAGAACTTCTTGCAGCAGTTTATGATGAAAAACAACAACGCCCTACTTTTGAATTTATTAAAGGGACTATTGGAAAAAGCTATGCATTTGAAACTGCAAAAAGATATGGAATTCCTTTAAATATTATTCAAAAAGCAAAAAAAGAATACTCACAAGATTTAGAAAAACTTGACTTGCTTATAGAAAAAACAGCTAATCTTGAATTTATTCAAAAACAAAAAATAAAAGAACTTGAAGAAGAACTTGAAAATGTAAAATTACTAAAAGAAACTTTAAAAAGAGAAAAAGAAGAGTTTAATGAAAAAATTGAAAAAGAGAAAAATAAATTATTAAAAGAATACAATGAAGCTATTCGTTTAGCAAAAGAAGCAATTAAAGCTAAAAATACAAAAGAAGCCCATAGAAAATTAAATGAAGCTCATAAAATCCGCTCAAAAATAAATATTCAAAAAGAAGAGATAAAAAAAGAGTTTAAAATAGGAGATAAAGTAAAATATAACAATTCAATAGGTGAGATTATTGATATAAAAGGCAAAAATGCATTAGTTGATATTGATGGTAAAAAACTCTGGATTCCAAAGTCATCTTTATCTCATTATTTAGCTCCAATAAAAAAAGAGAAAATAAAAATAAATAAACCAAAACCAAAACAAATTGATGTCAAACTTGATTTACATGGATTGAGGCTTGAAGAAGCTCTTGAAAAAACAGAAGAATACTTAAATAAAGCAGCTCTTGCTGGCCTTGATGAAGTTTGGATATATCATGGAATGGGAAAAGGAATCTTAGCAAAAGGAATCACAGAACTTCTTAAAAATCATCCATTAGTTAAAAGTTTTAGTGATGCTCCTCATCATATGGGAGGATATGGAGCTAAAATAGTAAAACTATAA
- the trxC gene encoding thioredoxin TrxC: MENIIVACPHCKSLNKLPKKNEYKKAVCGVCKGNLLDNKPIKIDNEAEFNKIISNVNIPVIIDFWAVWCGPCQMFAPTFESIAKNYPLKANFLKVNTEEIPQVAAKFGIRSIPTIVAVKDGVEIDRVMGALPEMQFAMWVDKIINS, encoded by the coding sequence ATGGAAAATATTATAGTAGCTTGTCCACATTGTAAAAGTTTAAATAAATTACCTAAAAAAAATGAATATAAAAAAGCAGTTTGTGGTGTTTGTAAAGGAAATTTACTTGATAACAAACCAATTAAAATTGATAATGAGGCTGAATTTAATAAAATCATCTCTAATGTAAATATCCCTGTAATTATAGATTTTTGGGCTGTATGGTGTGGACCATGTCAAATGTTTGCACCAACATTTGAAAGTATAGCTAAAAATTATCCTCTAAAAGCAAATTTTCTAAAAGTTAATACAGAAGAAATCCCACAAGTTGCAGCAAAATTTGGAATTAGAAGTATTCCTACAATTGTAGCTGTAAAAGATGGAGTTGAAATTGATAGAGTAATGGGGGCATTACCTGAGATGCAATTTGCTATGTGGGTTGATAAAATTATTAATAGTTAA